One genomic window of Streptomyces sp. WP-1 includes the following:
- a CDS encoding PRC-barrel domain-containing protein, translated as MTENMWDYTPTAGHTPDADLTGYTVEATDGHIGKVDKHSNDVGSQYIVVDTGVWIFGKEVLLPAATITLIDHEARTVSVARSKEQIKSAPEFDKDKHLGDPAYRDQISGYYGAGGPGH; from the coding sequence ATGACCGAGAACATGTGGGACTACACACCGACGGCCGGCCACACCCCTGACGCCGATCTCACCGGCTACACGGTGGAGGCCACGGACGGACACATCGGCAAGGTCGACAAGCACTCCAACGACGTCGGATCGCAGTACATCGTCGTCGACACCGGTGTGTGGATCTTCGGCAAGGAGGTCCTGCTCCCGGCCGCGACGATCACCCTCATCGACCACGAGGCGAGGACCGTCAGTGTCGCCCGCTCCAAGGAGCAGATCAAGAGCGCGCCGGAGTTCGACAAGGACAAGCACCTGGGCGACCCCGCCTACCGGGACCAGATCAGTGGCTACTACGGAGCCGGCGGCCCCGGGCACTGA
- a CDS encoding AraC family transcriptional regulator, whose translation MNVAHRVGLPRGEFGHLLGLAPEHLGDDLCRPPAATINRIAELTVAHAPWTDVSQLLAQQSTVGALGVWDYLITCAATPLEGIKDAAASFAVVADPATETLTVTEDGDHVTIGHLNHADLANQAACAIRGFALGLYRQRLSQAAGRPVIPLRVTLTTQAPRRHDTLTELYGTRAIDFEAPASSLTFLASDLETPNPLTQPGLPRVLRQVAEQQLTTATPLYDWLHLFRRTLSFAHAEGAPTLAAVAQRMTISTRTLQRRLEDHGTTWNTELEALRRTQITHLLQKTDYGVDAIAARTGYKDGRSLRRAVHRWYGTTPSALRGTNSSSSSG comes from the coding sequence GTGAACGTCGCACACCGCGTCGGTTTGCCCCGCGGCGAGTTCGGACACCTGCTGGGTCTGGCCCCCGAGCACCTCGGTGACGACCTGTGCCGTCCCCCGGCCGCCACCATCAACCGCATCGCGGAACTCACAGTGGCGCACGCGCCCTGGACGGACGTCTCCCAGCTGCTGGCGCAACAGTCGACCGTCGGTGCCCTCGGGGTGTGGGACTACCTGATCACCTGCGCGGCCACGCCGCTGGAAGGCATCAAGGACGCCGCTGCCTCGTTCGCCGTGGTCGCCGACCCAGCCACCGAGACGCTCACCGTCACCGAAGACGGCGACCATGTCACCATCGGCCACCTCAACCACGCCGACCTGGCGAACCAGGCGGCCTGCGCCATCCGCGGCTTCGCACTCGGCCTGTACCGGCAGCGCCTGAGCCAGGCCGCAGGACGCCCCGTCATCCCCCTCCGCGTCACCCTCACCACGCAGGCGCCCCGCCGGCACGACACCCTGACCGAGCTCTACGGCACCCGCGCCATCGACTTCGAAGCCCCCGCCAGCTCGCTCACCTTCCTGGCCTCCGACCTCGAAACCCCCAACCCGCTCACCCAGCCCGGTCTGCCTCGCGTCCTGCGGCAGGTGGCCGAGCAGCAACTCACCACCGCCACCCCCCTGTACGACTGGCTGCACCTGTTCCGTAGGACCCTGTCCTTTGCCCACGCCGAGGGAGCCCCGACCCTGGCCGCCGTCGCACAACGCATGACCATCAGCACCCGCACCCTCCAGCGCCGCCTCGAAGATCACGGGACCACCTGGAACACGGAGCTCGAAGCTCTGCGCCGCACGCAGATCACACACCTGCTCCAGAAGACCGACTACGGTGTCGACGCGATAGCCGCCCGTACCGGCTACAAAGACGGACGCTCCCTGCGGCGCGCTGTACACCGCTGGTACGGCACCACCCCCTCCGCTCTGCGCGGCACGAACTCGTCGTCATCCAGCGGTTGA
- a CDS encoding ricin-type beta-trefoil lectin domain protein, producing MSKKRIGRAVMTVAAVPALVLAVSTSAHADSRVSWQDAATGGCLRTYSYDYHTVDTDAGAGLNCFTGNNQNTNWIDSQSNLENPDGAWTEKSGGRCLTAYGNSVYIESCGTANYYEQWYEKWNGKTWNLVNRQSGYCLDSNSSGNVYAQPCNGGNYQNWK from the coding sequence ATGTCGAAGAAGCGCATAGGCCGTGCGGTCATGACGGTGGCGGCCGTACCTGCCCTCGTTCTGGCGGTCTCTACGTCCGCGCACGCTGACTCCAGGGTCAGTTGGCAGGATGCCGCCACGGGCGGCTGCCTCCGAACGTATTCCTATGACTATCACACGGTCGACACGGATGCCGGCGCGGGCCTTAACTGCTTCACCGGTAACAATCAGAACACCAACTGGATCGACTCGCAGAGCAACCTGGAGAATCCCGACGGCGCCTGGACCGAGAAGTCGGGGGGCAGATGCCTCACCGCCTATGGAAACTCCGTCTACATCGAGTCCTGCGGTACCGCTAACTACTACGAGCAGTGGTACGAGAAGTGGAACGGTAAAACATGGAATCTGGTGAACCGGCAAAGCGGCTACTGCCTGGACAGCAATTCCAGCGGTAACGTCTACGCCCAGCCGTGCAACGGCGGAAATTACCAGAACTGGAAATAA
- a CDS encoding cyclopropane-fatty-acyl-phospholipid synthase family protein, translating into MDGKSKTTPEYSVVRGGVLDPYEEKVVRTYEDDPADWHKVLGEHLLFEWGVYNHPDSPRPVSLDEAGIRFFERQLELAGLTATSRPPLRRILDLGCGWGYIMRDLADRFPECPLIDGINISPQQLDYCARYLAGHRLTDRTRLYLCNGRDVDLISDRGHPYDLVVARGVFTHFPRDTYETCLAALARRTAPGGLLVISDTLFKSPEGYESAIPDEVDRLACGNRKSPAYFAGTIEGAGFTIEDMRVLPSNTDVAHWFLETRSNIETWFPDGVTGALEDLRVTALNMSVALLTDQVSAYSVVARRDER; encoded by the coding sequence ATGGACGGAAAGAGTAAGACGACTCCGGAATACAGCGTCGTCCGAGGCGGTGTGCTTGATCCCTACGAGGAGAAGGTCGTCCGCACCTACGAGGACGACCCGGCGGACTGGCACAAGGTGCTCGGCGAACACCTGCTCTTCGAGTGGGGCGTCTACAACCACCCGGATTCCCCTCGCCCCGTGTCGCTCGACGAAGCCGGCATACGGTTCTTCGAACGACAGCTCGAACTGGCCGGGCTCACGGCAACCAGCCGTCCCCCGCTGCGCCGGATTCTCGACCTCGGGTGCGGCTGGGGTTACATCATGCGGGACCTCGCCGACCGGTTCCCCGAGTGCCCGCTGATCGACGGCATCAACATCAGCCCCCAGCAACTCGACTACTGCGCCCGGTACCTGGCCGGCCACCGGCTCACCGACCGTACCCGGCTCTACCTGTGCAATGGCCGGGACGTGGACCTGATCTCCGACCGGGGCCACCCTTACGACCTGGTCGTCGCCCGTGGGGTCTTCACCCACTTCCCGCGCGACACCTACGAGACATGCCTGGCCGCGCTGGCCCGCCGGACCGCTCCCGGCGGACTGCTGGTCATCTCGGACACACTGTTCAAGTCCCCGGAGGGCTACGAGTCCGCGATCCCCGACGAGGTAGACCGGCTGGCCTGCGGCAATCGCAAGAGCCCGGCGTACTTCGCCGGCACCATCGAGGGCGCGGGCTTCACGATCGAGGACATGCGGGTGCTGCCCTCCAACACCGACGTGGCGCACTGGTTTCTCGAAACCCGCAGCAACATCGAGACCTGGTTTCCCGACGGCGTCACCGGGGCGCTGGAGGATCTACGGGTCACCGCCCTGAACATGTCCGTGGCCCTGCTGACCGATCAGGTCTCCGCCTACAGCGTGGTCGCACGCCGGGACGAACGCTGA
- a CDS encoding cytochrome P450, translating into MGDRNSPPIFGDDFARDPYRPLAALRARAPAHKVLTPDGTGLWITTGYQDTRAVLDDPTMGKDADGLRAALKRPGTVHEIDRMIAFTDPPEHTRLRRLIVSAFTTARVAALRPRIESVAERLVHRMRRADGPADLIADFAVPLPFTVICELLGVPNEDRPGFRAAWSRLRSAASGTTAHTAAANKMAEVLSRIVRAKRGEGTDDLLAALVNAPGDGERLTRTELVAMAYALLVAGHETTANLIGNGTLCLLTHPQQYDLIRTDAGLVPGAVHELLRYESPVYLATHRFTTVPVQLGHVTVPAGEVVLAGLGPANRDPRRFPDPDRLDITRTGGGHLSFGHGIHRCLGAPLALLEAEVALTVLPALRLAVPPDRLDWHTTTVFRGLNHLPVTLAT; encoded by the coding sequence GTGGGGGACCGGAACTCTCCGCCGATCTTCGGCGACGACTTCGCCCGTGATCCGTACCGGCCCCTGGCGGCCTTACGCGCACGGGCCCCCGCGCACAAGGTGCTCACGCCCGACGGCACCGGCCTGTGGATCACCACGGGGTACCAGGACACGCGGGCGGTGCTCGACGATCCGACGATGGGCAAGGACGCCGACGGCCTCCGGGCAGCCCTCAAGCGGCCGGGAACGGTGCACGAGATCGACCGGATGATCGCGTTCACCGATCCGCCGGAGCACACCCGGCTGCGTCGGCTGATCGTCAGTGCGTTCACCACGGCGAGGGTCGCGGCGCTGCGCCCGCGCATCGAAAGCGTCGCCGAGCGCCTCGTTCACCGCATGCGCCGGGCCGACGGCCCGGCAGACCTCATCGCGGACTTCGCGGTTCCGCTGCCGTTCACGGTCATCTGCGAGCTGCTCGGCGTGCCGAACGAGGACCGGCCGGGTTTCCGGGCGGCGTGGTCCCGGTTGCGGTCGGCCGCTTCCGGAACCACGGCCCACACCGCCGCGGCCAACAAAATGGCCGAGGTTCTCTCCCGGATCGTCCGTGCCAAGCGCGGCGAGGGCACCGACGATCTGCTGGCCGCGCTCGTCAACGCTCCCGGCGACGGGGAACGGCTCACCAGAACCGAACTGGTCGCCATGGCCTACGCGTTACTGGTCGCCGGCCACGAAACCACGGCGAATCTGATCGGCAACGGCACGTTGTGCCTGCTGACCCACCCCCAGCAGTACGACCTGATCCGGACCGACGCCGGGCTCGTCCCCGGCGCGGTGCACGAACTCCTCCGCTACGAGAGCCCGGTGTACCTGGCGACACACCGGTTCACCACCGTGCCGGTCCAGCTCGGCCACGTCACCGTCCCGGCGGGCGAAGTCGTCCTCGCGGGGCTCGGGCCGGCCAACCGGGATCCGCGGCGGTTCCCCGACCCGGACCGGCTCGACATCACCAGGACCGGCGGCGGGCACCTCTCCTTCGGGCACGGCATCCACCGCTGCCTCGGCGCCCCGCTCGCCCTGCTCGAAGCCGAGGTGGCCCTCACCGTGCTGCCCGCACTGCGCCTGGCGGTCCCTCCCGACCGGCTGGACTGGCACACCACCACCGTCTTCCGCGGGCTGAACCACCTCCCGGTCACCCTCGCGACCTGA
- a CDS encoding methyltransferase domain-containing protein gives MQDTPAAIPVVPISGPTPDPYQAAVERVYQDPPDRWRPVIGEAMWFQFGVYDRGTSLDEAGARHFEIQLDLAGIEPPRRVLELGPGWGTATSYLATRFPNCPRLDIVNVSRPQLDHAARRLARAGLAGRVNLYLCAARDVDRLPDPGEHYDLVLLRGAIVHLSPEILEETLAGLARRMSPGGTVVISEHTYADLDRYRSAIPDPDDRLASGHRKTVTDLTRALDRHGFVLRDLRQLPSVGDSIRWLTDIGANVARHYPGADRPRVFAELADHARNWSSALRTGQVAVSSLIATLGPATRSDQSRRTRAVMPSFGTTVHLPPVELTLPVLRHPGGDEAERRTRIADQPYLEAHYGNAGAVAAFAAHRVPVLASLCWPHAEGDRIFHLQRALEHIAMLDDEFARPDVLDNDDQCAVLREDHLNVLDGAAPRAGAPLAKLFSEVLASVLADVRPAAGARLVAAVRKQIENLAARPARQVDALSLDQYLVLRRVDFFLDWMAALTEYALGIDMSGGPAGHPDLTALRDTAFDLTVLFGDLYSLRKEAAERDPLNAVWLVMRDEHLDLQEAVDALAGRCEVLQRHLVGIRDRILGSALGEHAAVRRYVPEIVHLHTGICEFHRVSKRYQGLGFSGSRFDSGDLTIEPYRTPASIADQERRHRPFDS, from the coding sequence GTGCAGGACACGCCCGCCGCGATCCCGGTCGTCCCGATCAGCGGGCCGACCCCGGATCCCTACCAGGCCGCCGTCGAACGCGTCTACCAAGACCCGCCGGACCGGTGGCGGCCGGTCATCGGGGAGGCGATGTGGTTCCAGTTCGGCGTCTACGACCGGGGGACGAGCCTCGACGAGGCAGGTGCGCGGCACTTCGAGATCCAGCTCGACCTCGCCGGGATCGAGCCTCCCCGTCGCGTTCTCGAACTCGGCCCCGGCTGGGGCACGGCGACCTCGTACCTCGCCACCCGGTTCCCAAACTGCCCGCGGCTCGACATCGTCAACGTCAGCCGGCCGCAGCTGGACCACGCGGCCCGGCGGCTCGCTCGGGCCGGCTTGGCCGGCCGGGTCAACCTGTACCTGTGCGCTGCGCGGGACGTCGACCGGCTGCCCGACCCCGGCGAGCACTACGACCTGGTCCTCCTGCGCGGCGCCATCGTCCACCTCAGCCCGGAGATCCTGGAGGAGACCCTCGCCGGCCTCGCGCGCCGGATGAGCCCGGGCGGCACGGTGGTGATTTCCGAGCACACCTACGCCGATCTCGATCGGTACCGCTCCGCGATACCCGATCCGGACGACCGGCTCGCCAGCGGACACCGCAAGACCGTCACCGACCTCACCCGAGCGCTCGACCGTCACGGCTTCGTGCTCCGCGACCTGCGGCAGCTTCCCTCGGTCGGCGACTCTATCCGCTGGCTGACCGACATAGGTGCGAACGTGGCGCGGCACTATCCCGGCGCGGATCGCCCCAGGGTCTTCGCCGAACTCGCCGACCACGCCCGGAACTGGAGCTCCGCACTGCGCACCGGCCAGGTCGCCGTCTCCAGCCTGATCGCCACGCTCGGACCCGCGACCAGGTCCGATCAGTCGCGCCGGACCAGGGCGGTCATGCCGTCCTTCGGCACCACGGTGCACCTGCCCCCGGTCGAGTTGACGCTTCCGGTCCTGCGGCACCCCGGCGGCGACGAGGCCGAGCGCCGCACCCGGATCGCGGACCAGCCGTACCTCGAAGCGCACTACGGGAACGCCGGGGCGGTCGCCGCCTTCGCCGCACACCGGGTTCCCGTTCTCGCCAGCCTCTGCTGGCCGCATGCCGAGGGCGACCGGATCTTCCACCTCCAGCGCGCCCTGGAACACATCGCCATGCTCGACGACGAATTCGCACGGCCGGACGTGCTGGACAACGACGACCAGTGTGCCGTGCTGCGCGAGGACCACCTGAACGTGCTCGACGGCGCCGCGCCGCGCGCCGGAGCCCCTTTGGCGAAGCTGTTCTCCGAGGTGCTCGCTTCCGTGCTGGCCGATGTCCGCCCGGCGGCCGGGGCGCGGCTCGTCGCGGCCGTCCGGAAACAGATCGAGAACCTGGCCGCCCGGCCGGCACGCCAGGTGGACGCGCTCAGTCTCGATCAGTACCTGGTATTGCGCCGAGTCGACTTCTTTCTCGACTGGATGGCCGCCTTGACCGAATACGCCCTCGGCATCGACATGAGCGGCGGACCGGCCGGGCATCCGGACCTCACGGCGCTGCGGGACACGGCTTTCGACCTCACGGTCCTGTTCGGTGATCTCTACTCCCTGCGCAAGGAGGCGGCCGAACGGGATCCCCTCAACGCGGTCTGGCTCGTCATGCGCGACGAGCACCTGGATCTGCAGGAGGCCGTCGACGCGCTCGCGGGCAGGTGCGAGGTGCTGCAGCGCCACCTTGTCGGGATCCGCGATCGAATTCTCGGGTCGGCGCTGGGCGAGCACGCCGCCGTGCGGCGTTACGTACCGGAGATCGTGCACCTGCACACCGGAATCTGCGAGTTCCATCGAGTGAGCAAGCGCTACCAGGGGCTGGGCTTTTCCGGATCCCGCTTCGACTCCGGCGACCTGACGATCGAGCCGTACCGCACTCCGGCCTCCATCGCCGACCAGGAGCGACGACACCGACCCTTCGATTCCTGA
- a CDS encoding hydrophobic protein, with product MVPLLLVLLLALILFGAGFALKALWWIAVIVLVVWLVGFVARPKGGSARWYRW from the coding sequence ATGGTTCCCCTGCTTCTCGTTCTTCTGCTCGCTCTGATCCTCTTCGGTGCCGGATTCGCACTCAAGGCCCTGTGGTGGATCGCCGTCATCGTGCTCGTCGTGTGGCTCGTCGGGTTCGTGGCCCGGCCCAAGGGCGGCAGCGCGCGCTGGTATCGCTGGTAA
- a CDS encoding cupin domain-containing protein, producing the protein MTHSFALHIPDADLEPEPLDPEQIVSGNPEVTGKVLWESADGRQIRGIWQITPGVVTDTEADELFVVVSGSATIDVEDGPTLRVGPGDMAVLRAGDRTTWTVHETLRKAYAINL; encoded by the coding sequence ATGACGCACAGCTTCGCGCTCCACATTCCCGACGCCGACCTCGAACCCGAGCCCCTCGACCCGGAACAGATCGTCTCCGGGAACCCCGAGGTCACCGGGAAGGTGCTCTGGGAGTCGGCGGACGGCCGGCAGATCCGCGGGATCTGGCAGATCACCCCCGGCGTGGTCACCGACACCGAGGCCGACGAGCTGTTCGTCGTGGTCAGCGGCTCCGCCACGATCGACGTCGAGGACGGCCCGACGCTGCGGGTCGGGCCGGGCGACATGGCGGTGCTGCGCGCGGGCGACCGTACGACGTGGACCGTGCACGAGACGCTCCGCAAGGCGTACGCCATCAATCTGTAG
- a CDS encoding Gfo/Idh/MocA family protein, translated as MEELGVAVVGFGWMGRVHTRAYARLPHHYPRLPLRPRLIAVAEEVPGRAEEAAGQFGFATATRDWREVAADPRVRAVSVTAPNFLHRRIGVAMAEAGKHLWIEKPVGLSAGDARAVADAAARAGVQGTVGFNYRNAPAVERARDLIAAGEIGAVTHVRIRLFSDYAAHPDSALTWRYERERGGSGVLGDLASHGADLARFLLGDITALTADTAVFVPERARPAGATAGHILTGGAERGLVENEDYVGCLLRFASGARGVLEACRVSVGEQNAYGFEVHGTSGAVFWDFRRMNELAVSRGTAIQDQPVCTVQAGPGDGEFAAFQPGAANAMGYDDLKVVEAHRFLRSIAEGRPYGATLADAVRGAVVLDAMAESAASGNWVDL; from the coding sequence GTGGAGGAGCTGGGTGTCGCCGTCGTCGGGTTCGGCTGGATGGGCCGGGTGCACACCCGGGCGTACGCCCGTCTCCCCCACCACTACCCCCGGCTCCCGCTGCGGCCGCGGCTGATCGCGGTCGCCGAGGAGGTGCCGGGCCGGGCCGAGGAGGCCGCCGGGCAGTTCGGTTTCGCCACCGCGACCCGCGACTGGCGGGAGGTGGCCGCCGATCCCCGGGTGCGGGCGGTCAGCGTCACCGCGCCGAACTTCCTGCACCGCAGGATCGGGGTGGCGATGGCCGAGGCGGGCAAGCACCTGTGGATCGAGAAGCCGGTGGGCCTGTCCGCCGGGGACGCCCGCGCGGTCGCGGACGCCGCCGCGCGGGCCGGGGTACAGGGCACCGTCGGCTTCAACTACCGCAACGCGCCCGCCGTGGAACGGGCCCGCGATCTGATCGCCGCGGGTGAGATCGGCGCCGTCACCCATGTGCGCATCCGGTTGTTCAGCGACTACGCCGCCCACCCCGACTCCGCCCTGACCTGGCGCTACGAGCGCGAGCGCGGCGGCAGCGGGGTGCTCGGCGATCTGGCCTCGCACGGCGCCGACCTGGCCCGCTTCCTGCTCGGCGACATCACCGCGCTGACCGCCGACACCGCGGTCTTCGTCCCCGAGCGCGCCCGCCCGGCCGGTGCCACCGCCGGTCACATCCTCACCGGCGGCGCCGAGCGCGGCCTGGTGGAGAACGAGGACTACGTCGGCTGCCTGCTGCGCTTCGCCTCCGGCGCCCGGGGTGTCCTGGAGGCGTGCCGGGTCTCGGTCGGCGAGCAGAACGCCTACGGCTTCGAGGTGCACGGCACGAGCGGCGCGGTGTTCTGGGACTTCCGGCGGATGAACGAACTCGCGGTCAGCCGGGGCACGGCCATCCAGGACCAGCCGGTGTGCACCGTGCAGGCCGGCCCGGGCGACGGCGAGTTCGCCGCGTTCCAGCCGGGCGCGGCCAACGCGATGGGCTACGACGATCTGAAGGTCGTCGAGGCCCACCGGTTCCTGCGCTCCATCGCCGAGGGCAGACCGTACGGCGCGACGCTCGCGGACGCGGTGCGCGGCGCGGTCGTCCTGGACGCGATGGCCGAGTCCGCGGCCAGTGGCAACTGGGTCGATCTGTAG
- a CDS encoding Gfo/Idh/MocA family oxidoreductase yields MRIGILGLGRIGVFHAETLSGLDAVASLVFADPLADAAKAAAERFGAQVADSPGALLAAGVDALVVAAATDAHPALIRAGVAAGVPVFCEKPVARTMAEGVALRDRVRGSGVPVQIGYNRRFDAGFAAARAAVRSGELGALHTVRCTTLDPAPPPAAYVAASGGIFRDCSAHDFDIIRWVTGREVTEVYAVGGNRGAGPIARAGDADTAGAVLTLDDGTIALVSNSRHNGRGYDVRMELHGFADAIAVGLDERLPLRSAEPGAGFPSGTPHAFFMDRFADAYRAELTAFTEVVAGTRTSPCTVEDALEAGWIAEACTLSRAEHRPVTVAEVRQV; encoded by the coding sequence ATGCGTATCGGAATCCTCGGCCTCGGCCGCATCGGCGTCTTCCACGCCGAGACCCTCTCCGGGCTCGACGCCGTCGCATCACTCGTGTTCGCCGATCCGCTCGCGGACGCCGCGAAGGCCGCCGCCGAGCGGTTCGGGGCACAGGTCGCGGACTCGCCGGGGGCCCTGCTGGCAGCCGGGGTGGACGCCCTGGTCGTGGCGGCGGCCACGGACGCCCATCCCGCGCTGATCCGCGCCGGTGTGGCGGCGGGTGTCCCGGTCTTCTGCGAGAAGCCGGTGGCCCGCACCATGGCGGAGGGCGTGGCGCTGCGCGACCGGGTGCGCGGCAGCGGGGTGCCGGTCCAGATCGGCTACAACCGCCGCTTCGACGCGGGTTTCGCCGCCGCGCGGGCCGCCGTGCGCTCGGGCGAGTTGGGGGCGCTGCACACCGTGCGCTGTACGACGCTGGACCCGGCACCGCCGCCGGCCGCGTACGTCGCCGCCTCCGGTGGCATCTTCCGGGACTGCTCGGCGCACGACTTCGACATCATCCGGTGGGTGACGGGCCGCGAGGTCACCGAGGTGTACGCGGTCGGCGGCAACCGCGGCGCCGGCCCCATCGCGCGGGCCGGTGACGCCGACACCGCGGGCGCGGTCCTCACCCTGGACGACGGCACGATCGCGCTGGTCTCCAACTCTCGTCACAACGGCCGGGGTTACGACGTCCGCATGGAGCTGCACGGCTTCGCCGACGCCATCGCCGTGGGCCTGGACGAGCGTTTGCCGCTGCGCTCGGCCGAACCCGGGGCCGGCTTTCCGTCCGGCACCCCGCACGCCTTCTTCATGGACCGTTTCGCCGACGCCTACCGCGCCGAACTCACCGCGTTCACCGAGGTGGTGGCCGGCACCAGGACGTCCCCGTGCACCGTCGAGGACGCCCTGGAGGCGGGCTGGATCGCCGAGGCCTGCACGCTCTCCCGCGCCGAGCACCGCCCGGTGACGGTCGCGGAGGTGCGGCAGGTCTGA